A genomic segment from Streptosporangium roseum DSM 43021 encodes:
- a CDS encoding sigma-70 family RNA polymerase sigma factor produces the protein MSSVMRDHRAPHHDATAARSDDHLTVLALAARGGAPADVEAFTRAVYADVRRFIAYLAGSHSAEDLTQETFLRVLGSLPRFAGRSSARTWLLSIARRVVVDRFRSAAARPVVADLSDWQAAAERCQPRGLPGREDGVALADLLAKVPRERREAFVLTQLVGLPYAEAAAMIGCPIGTVRSRVARARSQLIESLEAADRAA, from the coding sequence ATGAGTTCTGTCATGCGCGACCACCGCGCCCCCCACCATGACGCCACCGCCGCACGCTCAGACGATCATCTGACGGTGCTCGCCCTGGCCGCGCGCGGAGGAGCGCCCGCGGACGTCGAGGCCTTCACCCGCGCGGTGTACGCCGACGTACGCCGATTCATCGCCTACCTGGCCGGGAGTCACTCGGCGGAGGACCTCACCCAGGAGACGTTCCTGCGCGTTCTGGGGAGCCTGCCCAGGTTCGCCGGCCGGTCGTCGGCCCGCACCTGGCTGCTGTCCATCGCCCGGCGGGTCGTCGTCGACCGGTTCCGTTCGGCGGCCGCTCGCCCGGTCGTCGCCGATCTCTCCGACTGGCAGGCCGCCGCCGAGCGATGCCAGCCCCGCGGGCTGCCGGGGCGCGAGGACGGCGTGGCCCTGGCCGACCTGCTGGCCAAGGTGCCGCGCGAACGGCGGGAGGCCTTCGTGCTCACCCAGCTCGTGGGCCTGCCGTACGCCGAGGCCGCCGCGATGATCGGATGCCCGATCGGCACGGTGCGCTCCCGGGTGGCGCGAGCCCGCAGCCAGCTGATCGAATCGCTGGAGGCCGCCGACCGGGCCGCCTAG
- a CDS encoding MFS transporter — MRLERPVRPASGRGRERRVAVLLTTAMGVSMLQLFLIGALGPRLVGEAGVSRTAIGLTTTAGFGVAALLSLTAGRWVDRLGARRCLVALLLLAAVALALIGSAPGTPALLAAVALGGLPQALANPATNKVILTTVGPGRRGAVTGWKQSGVQLGAFAAGLPLAALAAWTGWRGAVWTAAVTAALIACWAVRVLPADSTAAAPPPSDMPRARVGRLALFSFLLGCGIAAVNTYLALFGAERLGLGPVVAAWPVAVLGLAGVAGRVGWSRRADRHDRAEGVLLPLAAGACGAALLLGAASWAPFLVWVGAAAVGAFAVASNAVTMLAVIKRADPPQRRPGLRARLGGVLRRVRRRAAAVRDPRRDRGIRAGLGAGGRGVRRRGRRRGAAPTPRRGTPMSWAEKALAELLERAGAVEADMGGRWPLYADPASGRWTTTARGSWTGGFWAGLLRLRAIMSGDPADRAAAISRTASLDPWIRADTGTRGLIFWYGTAFGAVEGDDPAATLRQRAARACLDAYAPELGLVPWGGAFGGPRELARVDGLPGLTQLLRLAGTGGAAAARTQLDLQFALTAGGRRLRPAWRALPDGTWEPHPTPPPGWSRTAAWLSLAVADTGTGDGDLRRALLAHPQVAARFAAHAPAVPLARPGGPPDTSAAAIEAVAALKLAARADREGTARLRDRAAAVLRELVAEHLRGGCLLDGCYDLEHGTATRHELVWGDFFLAVGLAVLTGAIAPFAC; from the coding sequence ATGCGGCTGGAACGACCGGTACGTCCTGCGAGCGGCCGGGGCCGGGAGCGACGGGTCGCCGTCCTGCTCACCACGGCCATGGGCGTGTCGATGCTCCAGCTCTTCCTGATCGGCGCGCTCGGTCCCCGCCTGGTCGGGGAGGCGGGCGTCTCCCGCACCGCGATCGGCCTGACCACGACCGCCGGATTCGGCGTCGCCGCGCTCCTGTCGCTCACCGCCGGCCGCTGGGTGGATCGGCTGGGGGCCCGCCGTTGCCTGGTCGCTCTGCTGCTGCTGGCCGCGGTGGCACTGGCACTGATCGGCTCCGCCCCGGGCACGCCGGCGCTGCTGGCGGCGGTGGCGCTGGGCGGCCTCCCGCAGGCCCTGGCCAACCCCGCCACCAACAAGGTCATCCTGACCACGGTCGGACCGGGCAGGCGGGGAGCGGTCACCGGCTGGAAGCAGTCCGGAGTGCAGCTCGGCGCCTTCGCGGCGGGACTGCCGCTGGCGGCGCTCGCCGCGTGGACGGGATGGCGCGGCGCGGTGTGGACGGCCGCCGTGACCGCCGCCCTCATCGCGTGCTGGGCCGTCCGCGTGCTGCCGGCCGACTCCACCGCCGCGGCCCCGCCGCCCTCGGACATGCCGCGCGCCCGCGTCGGCCGGCTGGCGCTGTTCTCCTTCCTGCTCGGCTGCGGGATCGCAGCGGTGAACACCTATCTCGCGCTGTTCGGCGCCGAGCGGCTGGGGCTGGGGCCGGTCGTGGCGGCCTGGCCGGTCGCGGTCCTGGGTCTTGCCGGGGTCGCGGGCCGGGTCGGCTGGTCGCGGCGGGCGGACCGCCACGACCGGGCCGAAGGGGTTCTCCTTCCTCTCGCGGCGGGAGCCTGCGGAGCGGCCCTGCTGCTCGGCGCGGCCTCGTGGGCCCCCTTCCTGGTCTGGGTGGGCGCGGCGGCCGTCGGCGCCTTCGCCGTCGCGAGCAACGCGGTCACCATGCTCGCGGTGATCAAACGCGCCGACCCCCCGCAGCGCCGGCCGGGACTCCGCGCTCGTCTCGGCGGGGTTCTTCGCCGGGTTCGCCGCCGGGCCGCCGCTGTTCGGGATCCTCGCCGAGACCGGGGGATACGGGCCGGGCTGGGGGCTGGTGGCCGCGGAGTTCGCCGTCGCGGCCGCCGTCGCGGCGCCGCTCCGACTCCGCGCCGGGGCACCCCGATGAGCTGGGCGGAGAAGGCGCTGGCCGAGCTTCTGGAGCGGGCCGGGGCGGTCGAGGCGGATATGGGAGGGCGGTGGCCGCTGTACGCGGACCCCGCCTCCGGCCGCTGGACGACCACCGCCCGCGGATCATGGACCGGTGGTTTCTGGGCGGGCCTGCTCCGGCTGCGAGCGATCATGAGCGGTGATCCGGCCGACCGGGCCGCCGCGATCAGCCGTACCGCCTCGCTCGACCCGTGGATCCGGGCCGACACCGGCACCCGGGGCCTCATCTTCTGGTACGGCACCGCGTTCGGCGCGGTGGAGGGGGACGACCCGGCGGCGACGCTGCGGCAGCGCGCGGCCCGTGCGTGCCTGGACGCCTACGCCCCCGAGCTCGGGCTGGTGCCCTGGGGCGGCGCGTTCGGCGGCCCCCGGGAGCTGGCGCGCGTCGACGGCCTGCCCGGCCTCACACAGCTCCTGCGCCTGGCGGGCACCGGCGGAGCCGCGGCCGCCCGGACCCAGCTCGACCTGCAGTTCGCTCTGACGGCGGGCGGGCGGCGACTCCGCCCCGCCTGGCGGGCCCTGCCGGACGGCACCTGGGAACCCCACCCCACGCCACCGCCCGGCTGGAGCCGCACGGCGGCCTGGCTGTCGCTGGCGGTCGCCGACACCGGCACCGGTGACGGCGACCTGCGGCGGGCGCTGCTCGCACATCCCCAGGTGGCGGCCCGGTTCGCCGCGCACGCGCCCGCCGTCCCCCTCGCACGCCCCGGCGGCCCGCCGGACACCTCGGCCGCCGCGATCGAGGCCGTCGCCGCCCTCAAGCTGGCCGCGCGGGCCGATCGCGAAGGAACTGCCCGGCTGCGGGACCGGGCCGCCGCCGTGCTCCGCGAGCTGGTCGCGGAGCACCTGCGCGGCGGCTGCCTGCTGGACGGCTGCTACGACCTGGAACACGGCACCGCCACCCGCCACGAGCTGGTGTGGGGTGACTTCTTCCTGGCCGTGGGCCTTGCGGTCCTCACCGGGGCGATCGCTCCTTTCGCCTGCTGA
- a CDS encoding metal ABC transporter solute-binding protein, Zn/Mn family → MITMRRLRLTAVAVITTVAMAACGDAGDGTSAAPSPTAKGPKVVAASTWEAGFARAAGATDITVIVPPGVQHASDYDPKPSDLAKVAEADVVLYAAFQGFAGKLKEAAGSGAKLIEVSLDNSPGTVKAEVSRLGGEFGTAEAARAWTAAFDIEYAALKEKVTGATRGTAPVIVSQAFVAWAADLAGARPAGVYGPQPPTAGQIAGLAAKKPRLVLDNSAMPGGDALANVGAERVVIDNFPGRELDLIAMYRSNADALAAALG, encoded by the coding sequence ATGATCACAATGCGCCGGCTCCGTCTCACGGCCGTGGCCGTCATCACCACCGTGGCCATGGCCGCCTGCGGAGACGCCGGGGATGGCACCTCCGCGGCCCCCTCGCCGACGGCGAAGGGCCCGAAGGTGGTCGCCGCCTCCACCTGGGAGGCGGGATTCGCCAGGGCCGCGGGCGCGACCGACATCACGGTGATCGTGCCGCCCGGCGTGCAGCACGCCTCCGACTACGATCCCAAGCCCTCCGACCTGGCCAAGGTCGCCGAGGCCGACGTGGTGCTGTACGCCGCCTTCCAGGGCTTCGCCGGCAAGCTCAAGGAGGCCGCCGGGTCCGGGGCCAAGCTGATCGAGGTGTCGCTGGACAACTCTCCCGGCACGGTCAAGGCCGAGGTCTCCCGGCTGGGCGGCGAGTTCGGCACCGCCGAGGCGGCCAGGGCGTGGACCGCGGCCTTCGACATCGAGTACGCCGCGCTGAAGGAGAAGGTCACCGGCGCCACCAGGGGCACCGCACCGGTGATCGTCTCGCAGGCGTTCGTCGCCTGGGCCGCCGACCTGGCCGGTGCCCGGCCCGCCGGGGTGTACGGCCCGCAGCCGCCCACCGCCGGTCAGATCGCCGGGCTGGCCGCCAAGAAGCCCCGGCTGGTGCTGGACAACTCGGCCATGCCCGGCGGGGACGCCCTCGCCAACGTGGGGGCCGAGCGCGTGGTCATCGACAACTTCCCCGGCCGGGAGCTGGACCTGATCGCCATGTACAGGTCCAACGCCGACGCCCTCGCCGCCGCCCTCGGCTGA
- a CDS encoding metal ABC transporter permease: MNSIWTLLELPSVRLALLALLLGSVALPIVGAFIVGLDIMPVRFAMMHLALLGIAIGLLTGLDPLLCALVLCALTGGALTPLARSSAGLSGAMGLLMSLAVAAALLVLSISGVNANGAFELLWGSILATRPGDVAALAALAVIVPVLYGLRRKDLALLLHDRELAVCSGVAVERLTLVLLVVIAVAIASAIRLTGALLVDALTLLPALAARRVGRSLSAMVGWSVAFGLVFNLGGFLLALLFDFPPGPVLVLVGGVCTLLLHSIPERVLAK; this comes from the coding sequence GTGAACTCGATCTGGACGCTGCTGGAACTCCCCTCCGTCCGGCTGGCCCTGCTGGCGCTGCTGCTCGGCTCGGTGGCACTGCCGATCGTCGGGGCGTTCATCGTGGGGCTGGACATCATGCCGGTCCGGTTCGCGATGATGCACCTCGCGCTGCTGGGCATCGCGATCGGCCTGCTCACCGGGCTGGATCCGCTGCTGTGCGCGCTGGTGCTGTGCGCTCTGACCGGCGGCGCGCTCACACCGCTGGCCCGCAGCAGCGCGGGGCTGTCGGGTGCGATGGGCCTGCTGATGTCGCTGGCCGTCGCGGCGGCGCTGCTGGTGCTGTCGATCTCCGGGGTGAACGCCAACGGCGCCTTCGAGCTGCTGTGGGGGTCGATCCTGGCCACCCGCCCCGGAGACGTGGCCGCGCTGGCCGCGCTGGCGGTGATCGTCCCGGTCCTGTACGGCCTGCGCCGCAAGGACCTGGCCCTGCTCCTGCACGACCGGGAGCTGGCCGTCTGCTCGGGGGTGGCGGTGGAGCGGCTCACGCTGGTCCTGCTGGTGGTGATCGCGGTGGCGATCGCCTCGGCCATCCGGCTGACCGGGGCGCTGCTGGTCGACGCGCTCACCCTGCTGCCCGCCCTGGCCGCCCGCCGGGTCGGCCGGTCGCTGTCGGCGATGGTCGGCTGGTCGGTCGCCTTCGGGCTGGTCTTCAACCTGGGCGGTTTCCTCCTCGCCCTGCTCTTCGACTTTCCCCCCGGTCCGGTGCTGGTGCTGGTCGGCGGGGTCTGCACGCTTCTTCTCCACTCGATCCCGGAAAGGGTTCTCGCGAAATGA
- a CDS encoding metal ABC transporter ATP-binding protein yields the protein MPVPLPDPPVSTDPVAATAPPVSAAGLRLSAVSCRHGRLLAVDGVDLTLAPGEHLAITGTNGSGKSTLLRAVLGLHRRTSGLIEVAGRQARGPADWARRRAEVAWIPQRQAAGRFPLLVRELLDSGRHPGRALAAAEELGVADLLERPLGTLSGGQLQRAYLARALGQVAAGAGLVLADEPTAALDFAGQEQVAAVLAALPVSVVVVTHDRVVAQVCGRVAEMAAGRLREVR from the coding sequence ATGCCCGTTCCCCTCCCCGACCCTCCGGTGAGCACCGATCCGGTGGCCGCCACCGCTCCCCCCGTGAGCGCCGCCGGCCTGCGCCTGTCGGCCGTGAGCTGCCGGCACGGCCGGCTCCTCGCGGTGGACGGGGTCGACCTGACGCTCGCTCCCGGTGAACACCTCGCGATCACCGGCACCAACGGCTCCGGCAAGAGCACGCTGCTGCGCGCGGTCCTCGGCCTGCACCGCCGGACGAGCGGGCTGATCGAGGTCGCGGGCCGGCAGGCGCGCGGGCCGGCCGACTGGGCCCGCCGCCGGGCGGAGGTCGCCTGGATCCCGCAGCGCCAGGCGGCCGGACGCTTCCCGCTGCTGGTACGCGAGCTGCTGGACAGCGGCCGCCACCCAGGACGGGCCCTTGCCGCGGCCGAGGAGCTCGGGGTAGCCGACCTGCTGGAACGCCCGCTCGGCACCCTGTCGGGCGGGCAGCTGCAGCGGGCCTACCTGGCGCGGGCGCTGGGGCAGGTCGCGGCCGGAGCGGGGCTGGTCCTGGCCGACGAGCCGACCGCGGCGCTGGACTTCGCCGGGCAGGAGCAGGTGGCGGCGGTGCTGGCCGCTCTGCCGGTGAGCGTGGTGGTGGTCACCCATGACCGGGTGGTCGCCCAGGTCTGCGGGCGGGTGGCCGAGATGGCCGCCGGGCGGTTGCGGGAGGTCCGGTGA
- a CDS encoding glycerophosphodiester phosphodiesterase, with protein sequence MRVSLLSALVVGGVGEAPGLARTAPATCWTPGLVSHRGYWAGGTENTVRAFERALAAGSERIELDVRFTEDHQPVLMHDATVDRTTSGTGRVSGMTLARFRELRTADGQSPPALAEVLELVQGGAVEVLVELKEVPDARDLRSLEDAYDRYGAHRWASLMSFSPSALEAVRSIPARKGLLSKTAPPLSLAGKFSFTGVRYDNLSEALTREYRDHGMAVYAWTPDDESAWRRLADYGVDRVITNETSAYLAWAREACQP encoded by the coding sequence GTGAGGGTCTCGCTGCTGTCGGCCCTGGTCGTGGGCGGGGTGGGGGAAGCCCCCGGTCTCGCCCGGACGGCTCCGGCGACATGTTGGACACCGGGTCTGGTGTCCCATCGGGGCTACTGGGCCGGGGGCACGGAGAACACCGTCAGGGCGTTCGAGCGGGCGCTCGCGGCGGGCTCCGAGCGGATCGAGCTCGACGTGCGTTTCACCGAAGATCACCAGCCGGTGCTGATGCACGACGCCACGGTCGACCGGACCACCTCGGGCACGGGCCGGGTCTCCGGCATGACGCTGGCGCGGTTCCGCGAGCTGCGCACCGCGGACGGCCAGAGCCCGCCGGCTCTGGCGGAAGTCCTGGAGCTCGTCCAGGGCGGAGCCGTGGAAGTGCTGGTCGAGCTCAAGGAGGTCCCGGACGCCCGGGACCTGCGCTCCCTGGAGGACGCCTACGACCGGTACGGCGCCCACCGGTGGGCGAGCCTGATGTCGTTCTCCCCTTCGGCCCTGGAGGCGGTCAGGTCCATCCCCGCCCGCAAGGGCCTGCTGTCCAAGACCGCGCCGCCGCTCTCGCTCGCCGGGAAGTTCTCCTTCACCGGCGTCAGGTACGACAACCTGAGCGAGGCGCTGACCCGCGAATACCGTGATCACGGCATGGCCGTCTACGCCTGGACGCCCGACGACGAGAGCGCGTGGCGGCGCCTGGCGGACTACGGAGTGGACCGCGTCATCACGAATGAGACGTCCGCCTATCTGGCGTGGGCCCGGGAGGCGTGTCAGCCGTGA
- a CDS encoding aminotransferase class V-fold PLP-dependent enzyme, whose translation MKSPVSPLAEPDGPARSGGISRPDPLLAPSGEPALSDWSLDPAVRHLNHGSFGAVPLAAQRAQREYRTIMDANPCAWFTGVVGRVGAARAEIAAYLGASPDATALVPNASGGASVVFDSVPAWRGMRIVTTDHGYGAVLMGAGRLARRWDGSVTTVRIPLDATDDEAFAAVAAEMADDVALVVIDHVTSATARRLPAGRVAAHGRRLGIPVLVDAAHAPGLVADPLAGIDADFWVGNLHKFACAPRGTAALVASGPHARSLHPLIDSWAAPEPFPARFDQQGTIDVTSYLAAPVAFATVEEHYGWDTARRYIAELGDYAQAIVTEALSGLTGTDASAQVGEPVGGLRLVRLPRGVAADPEAAHGLRHDIAVRLGIETAITSWGGQGFLRLSTHVYNTAEDFEDFVERGVPFIVERSRAAHAG comes from the coding sequence ATGAAGTCGCCGGTGTCGCCGCTCGCGGAACCGGACGGTCCGGCCCGTTCCGGCGGCATCTCCCGCCCGGATCCGCTGCTCGCGCCGTCCGGTGAGCCCGCCCTCTCCGACTGGTCGCTCGACCCGGCCGTCCGGCACCTCAATCACGGATCGTTCGGGGCCGTTCCGCTCGCCGCTCAGCGCGCGCAACGCGAGTACCGGACGATCATGGACGCGAACCCCTGCGCATGGTTCACGGGCGTGGTGGGCCGCGTCGGCGCCGCGCGCGCGGAGATCGCCGCCTACCTCGGCGCGAGCCCCGACGCGACGGCCCTCGTCCCCAACGCCAGCGGCGGTGCGAGCGTGGTGTTCGACAGCGTGCCGGCGTGGCGGGGGATGCGGATCGTGACGACCGACCACGGCTATGGCGCGGTCCTGATGGGGGCCGGACGGCTTGCCCGCCGGTGGGACGGCTCCGTGACCACCGTGCGCATCCCCCTCGACGCCACCGACGACGAGGCGTTCGCGGCGGTCGCCGCCGAGATGGCGGACGATGTCGCCCTCGTCGTCATCGACCATGTCACCTCCGCGACCGCCCGCCGGTTGCCGGCCGGGCGCGTCGCCGCCCACGGCCGCCGTCTCGGCATCCCCGTGCTCGTCGACGCCGCGCACGCGCCCGGTCTCGTCGCGGACCCGCTGGCCGGTATCGACGCCGATTTCTGGGTCGGCAACCTGCACAAGTTCGCGTGCGCGCCGCGTGGAACGGCGGCCCTCGTCGCTTCGGGACCGCACGCGCGGTCCCTGCACCCGCTCATCGACTCGTGGGCCGCTCCGGAACCGTTTCCGGCGCGCTTCGACCAGCAGGGGACCATCGACGTGACCTCCTATCTGGCCGCGCCGGTCGCGTTCGCCACCGTCGAGGAGCACTACGGCTGGGACACGGCGCGGCGCTACATCGCGGAGCTCGGCGACTACGCGCAGGCCATCGTCACCGAGGCGCTGTCCGGGCTGACCGGCACGGACGCGTCGGCGCAGGTCGGCGAGCCCGTCGGCGGCCTGCGTCTCGTCCGCCTGCCGCGCGGCGTGGCGGCGGACCCGGAGGCCGCCCACGGGCTGCGGCACGACATCGCCGTACGGCTCGGCATCGAGACCGCCATCACCTCGTGGGGAGGTCAGGGGTTCCTGCGGCTCTCCACGCACGTGTACAACACGGCGGAGGACTTCGAGGACTTCGTCGAGCGCGGCGTCCCGTTCATCGTCGAACGGAGCCGCGCGGCGCACGCGGGGTGA
- a CDS encoding methyltransferase, giving the protein MNRLTTSRGEFDLARFPDDPRDLLRAWDAADEYLLRHLDGIDGEPTDLSGTVVVVGDRWGALVTALADHRPAQITDSFLTQEATRGNLKRNGADADMVRLLSTRDTPPDRIDVLLIRVPKSLALLEDQLHRLAPRVHTGTVVIGTGMVAEIHTSTLKLFERILGPTRTSLAARKARLIFCSPAPQPLRGASPWPRSYALPTGIGTASGLTVTNHAGIFCADRLDIGTRFLLRNLPRRRGPERVVDLGCGNGVVGVAAALANPEAEVMFIDESYQAVASAEATFRANAGAGTTARFVVGDGLSGVPAGTVDLVLNNPPFHTHQATTDATAWRMFTGSRAALRRGGELWVIGNRHLGYHVKLRRIFGNCEVVTSDPKFVILRAVRS; this is encoded by the coding sequence ATGAACCGTTTGACGACGTCAAGGGGTGAGTTCGACCTCGCCCGCTTTCCCGATGATCCCCGTGACCTGCTCCGCGCCTGGGACGCCGCCGACGAATACCTGCTGCGGCACCTGGACGGAATCGACGGTGAGCCGACGGACCTGTCGGGCACCGTGGTCGTGGTGGGCGACCGATGGGGTGCCCTGGTCACCGCGCTGGCCGATCACCGCCCCGCGCAGATCACCGACTCCTTCCTCACCCAGGAGGCGACCCGGGGCAACCTGAAGCGCAACGGGGCCGACGCGGACATGGTGCGGCTGCTGTCGACCAGGGACACGCCGCCGGACCGGATCGACGTGCTGCTGATCCGGGTGCCCAAGAGCCTCGCGCTCCTGGAGGACCAGCTGCACCGGCTCGCACCCCGCGTCCACACGGGCACCGTCGTCATCGGCACGGGGATGGTCGCCGAGATCCACACCTCGACCCTGAAGCTGTTCGAGCGGATCCTCGGGCCGACCCGGACGTCGCTGGCGGCCAGGAAGGCACGGCTCATCTTCTGCTCGCCGGCCCCTCAGCCCCTCCGGGGCGCCAGCCCGTGGCCGCGGAGCTACGCGCTGCCCACCGGCATCGGAACGGCCTCGGGCCTGACCGTCACCAACCACGCGGGCATCTTCTGCGCCGACCGCCTCGACATCGGCACCCGCTTCCTCCTGCGGAACCTCCCCCGCCGCCGGGGCCCCGAGCGCGTCGTGGACCTGGGCTGCGGCAACGGGGTGGTCGGAGTGGCCGCGGCGCTGGCCAACCCCGAGGCCGAGGTGATGTTCATCGACGAGTCCTACCAGGCGGTGGCCTCTGCGGAGGCCACGTTCCGGGCGAACGCCGGCGCGGGCACCACGGCGCGGTTCGTGGTGGGTGACGGCCTGTCCGGTGTACCGGCCGGGACGGTGGACCTGGTGCTGAACAACCCGCCGTTCCACACCCACCAGGCGACGACCGACGCGACGGCCTGGCGCATGTTCACCGGGTCGCGCGCCGCGCTACGCCGTGGCGGCGAACTGTGGGTGATCGGCAACCGGCACCTCGGCTACCACGTGAAACTGCGCCGGATCTTCGGTAACTGCGAGGTCGTCACGAGCGACCCGAAGTTCGTCATCCTGCGGGCCGTCAGAAGCTGA
- a CDS encoding ABC transporter ATP-binding protein, with translation MARVLYDEATRVYPGSERPAVDALDLDITDGEFLVLVGPSGCGKSTSLRMLAGLERVDGGHIAIGERDVTHLPPRDRDIAMVFQNYALYPHMSVADNMGFALRVTKVPKDERDRRVREAARLLDLEEFLDRRPKALSGGQRQRVAMGRAIVREPKVFLMDEPLSNLDAKLRVQTRTQIADLQRRLGVTTVYVTHDQVEAMTMGDRVAVLKDGVLQQVDTPLRLYQHPANVFVAGFIGSPSMNLAEFRVEGEEAVLAGTRVRLTRETLGALKAEGSDRVILGFRPEALDVVGESKDYRTFPVTVTVVEELGSDAFLYGQYADRTYPELLEQTVIARVDPNAPPAKGDQVRLRIMPGKERLFSAITGERLPA, from the coding sequence ATGGCCAGAGTCCTCTACGACGAGGCGACCCGCGTCTATCCCGGATCCGAACGGCCCGCGGTGGACGCCCTCGACCTCGACATCACCGACGGCGAATTCCTGGTCCTCGTCGGCCCGTCGGGCTGCGGGAAATCCACCTCCCTGCGCATGCTCGCCGGGCTTGAGAGAGTCGACGGCGGGCACATCGCCATCGGCGAGCGTGACGTCACCCACCTGCCGCCGCGCGACCGGGACATCGCGATGGTGTTCCAGAACTACGCGCTCTACCCGCACATGTCGGTGGCCGACAACATGGGCTTCGCCCTGCGGGTGACCAAGGTCCCCAAGGACGAGCGCGACCGCCGGGTCCGCGAGGCCGCCCGCCTGCTGGACCTGGAGGAGTTCCTCGACCGCAGGCCCAAGGCGCTCTCCGGCGGGCAGCGGCAGCGCGTGGCCATGGGCCGGGCGATCGTGCGCGAGCCGAAGGTGTTCCTCATGGACGAGCCGCTGTCCAACCTGGACGCCAAGCTGCGGGTGCAGACCCGCACCCAGATCGCCGACCTGCAGCGCCGGCTCGGGGTGACGACGGTCTACGTGACCCACGACCAGGTGGAGGCCATGACGATGGGCGACCGGGTCGCCGTGCTCAAGGACGGGGTCCTCCAGCAGGTCGACACGCCGCTGCGCCTCTACCAGCATCCGGCCAACGTCTTCGTCGCCGGCTTCATCGGCTCCCCGTCGATGAACCTGGCCGAGTTCCGCGTCGAGGGCGAGGAGGCGGTCCTCGCCGGGACGCGGGTACGGCTGACCCGCGAGACGCTCGGAGCGCTCAAGGCGGAGGGCAGCGACCGCGTCATCCTGGGCTTCCGGCCCGAGGCCCTGGACGTGGTCGGCGAGAGCAAGGACTACAGGACCTTCCCGGTCACCGTCACCGTCGTCGAGGAGCTCGGCTCGGACGCCTTCCTCTACGGCCAGTACGCCGACAGGACCTATCCGGAGCTGCTCGAACAGACCGTCATCGCCCGGGTCGACCCCAACGCGCCGCCCGCCAAGGGCGACCAGGTCCGGCTGCGGATCATGCCGGGCAAGGAGCGGCTCTTCTCCGCGATCACCGGCGAGCGGCTGCCCGCCTGA
- a CDS encoding NAD(P)-dependent alcohol dehydrogenase, with translation MTERTMRAAVLHGVGKITLEERPLPEPGPREVLVRVASVGTCGSDVHYYEHGRIGDFVVESPLVLGHEPSGTVAAAGPGAGRHQPGQRVSLEPGVPDFTCPYCRAGRYNLCPRMRFFGTPPVDGAFCEYVVTHEEFAHPVPDVLSDDAAALIEPLSVGVWACRKARAGPGSRVLVTGAGPVGLLCLQAARAFGATDIMITDVNPTRLELARDLGASVTLDVRENRLADAAFDPDVLLECSGHPAAVGEAVRAVGRAGRVVLIGMGGDEIPLPLSHVQTREIEVTGTFRYANTWPAAIALAASGRVRLDALVTGHYGLAEVERALTAGTRDPGLVKAVVRPQE, from the coding sequence ATGACAGAGCGCACGATGCGCGCAGCCGTACTGCACGGCGTGGGCAAGATCACGCTGGAGGAGCGGCCCCTGCCCGAGCCCGGCCCGCGTGAGGTGCTCGTGCGGGTCGCGTCGGTCGGGACGTGCGGTTCCGACGTGCACTACTACGAGCACGGGCGGATCGGCGACTTCGTGGTGGAGTCCCCGCTGGTGCTCGGCCACGAGCCGTCCGGGACCGTGGCCGCCGCCGGGCCCGGGGCCGGCCGTCACCAGCCGGGGCAGCGCGTCTCGCTGGAGCCGGGGGTGCCCGACTTCACCTGCCCGTACTGCCGGGCCGGCCGGTACAACCTCTGCCCGCGGATGCGCTTCTTCGGCACCCCTCCGGTCGACGGCGCCTTCTGCGAGTACGTCGTCACGCACGAGGAGTTCGCCCACCCCGTCCCGGACGTCCTGTCCGATGACGCGGCCGCCCTGATCGAACCGCTGTCGGTGGGCGTGTGGGCCTGCCGGAAGGCGCGGGCCGGGCCGGGCAGCCGCGTGCTCGTCACCGGCGCCGGCCCGGTCGGCCTGCTCTGCCTTCAGGCCGCGAGGGCTTTCGGCGCCACCGACATCATGATCACCGACGTCAACCCCACGCGGCTCGAACTGGCCCGCGACCTGGGGGCGAGCGTGACCCTCGACGTGCGCGAGAACCGGCTGGCCGACGCCGCGTTCGACCCCGATGTGCTGCTCGAATGCTCGGGGCATCCCGCCGCCGTCGGGGAGGCCGTCCGCGCGGTGGGACGGGCCGGGCGGGTCGTCCTCATCGGCATGGGCGGGGACGAGATCCCGCTGCCGCTGTCCCACGTGCAGACGCGCGAGATCGAGGTGACGGGCACGTTCCGCTACGCCAACACCTGGCCGGCCGCGATCGCGCTGGCCGCCTCGGGACGCGTCCGGCTGGACGCCCTGGTCACCGGCCACTACGGCCTGGCCGAGGTCGAGCGGGCGCTGACGGCCGGCACCCGCGATCCCGGGCTGGTCAAGGCAGTCGTCCGGCCGCAGGAGTGA